Proteins encoded by one window of Dreissena polymorpha isolate Duluth1 chromosome 11, UMN_Dpol_1.0, whole genome shotgun sequence:
- the LOC127849809 gene encoding cyclin-dependent kinase inhibitor 1B-like, giving the protein MDKSHVCRCLFGMPDHNKLKAELQAQLKQTNSVFKNKWNYDEDLDQVMEGRYQWSEVPATEYVPEFYRKGYRKTKFRSRLDIEPKSRIALNFDNVPNKVTNSRIPVITSPSASEEKAESMDLQRENETTPEARVVRQTKIDEFMKVKKRRLDHSDSDSDTDLPPSKRRGLRH; this is encoded by the exons ATGGATAAATCGCATGTGTGTCGGTGTTTATTTGGTATGCCAGACCACAACAAACTGAAGGCTGAGCTACAGGCTCAGTTGAAACAGACAAACTctgtctttaaaaataaatggaattatgATGAGGATTTAGATCAAGTCATGGAAGGCCGTTATCAGTGGAGTGAAGTACCGGCGACCGAATATGTGCCGGAATTTTACCGGAAAGGATATCGCAAGACCAAGTTCAGATCTCGGCTGGATATTGAGCCGAAATCCAGGATTGCTTTGAACTTTGACAATGTGCCGAACAAAGTTACCAATAGCAGAATACCAGTGATAACATCACCGTCTGCGTCAGAAGAAAAAGCGGAGTCTATGGACCTTCAGCGTGAAAATGAAACGACGCCAGAAGCCCGCGTCGTTCGTCAAACAAAAATTGACG AGTTCATGAAGGTCAAGAAACGCCGTCTTGACCACTCGGACTCCGACAGTGATACTGACCTGCCTCCGTCAAAACGTCGCGGCCTCAGACATTAG